The following coding sequences are from one Gossypium hirsutum isolate 1008001.06 chromosome A12, Gossypium_hirsutum_v2.1, whole genome shotgun sequence window:
- the LOC107928073 gene encoding protein CHROMATIN REMODELING 35 isoform X1 produces MEPPLPVLPTNYGISNEFCSKGCKRTRLSSDSKDYDSTISAANPQDGNEKKKPKVSPNAIDFSDPLVYAKMLETFNTGGKYGSVTKDLEALISRNTQLVSKVLALHPRLSNMSADVEKTPRKEASKVPSRQLSHLSRNNFIDLEDDSIGNDITSSVSPVVILDSDDEDNRNPRSLHPVQEIVLRKPSGNLIYKEIKVGEPNLFQFGESMGYRVYKEEKVSLTSEFDIKKDKGIYVGVEDDVDAQTENEDDGLGDIWQEMSMALEFSKDAIEDPSNEHMPEDDEDCDHSFVLKDDLGYVCRICGVIQRGIETIIDIQYNKAKKSTNAYALEPRNGKNRESIETGVKFSEDDLAVTDITAHPRHMKQMKPHQVEGFNFLLSNLVADNPGGCILAHAPGSGKTFMIISFMQSFLAKCPHAKPLVVLPKGILATWKKEFETWQVEDIPLLDFYTVKADNRSQQLDVLKKWVECKSILFLGYKQFSTIICDGGTSQTSISCREILLRAPSILILDEGHTPRNENTDVLQSLAKVQTARKVVLSGTLYQNHVKEVFNILNLVRPKFLRLDTSKSVIKRIMSKVHIAGVKKQLKAGADAAFYDLVEHTLQKDENFERKVSVIHDLREMTSKVLHYYKGDFLDELPGLVDFTVVLSLGPRQKDEVHKLRRFQRKFKISSVGSAVYLHPKLNSFSENSDTTDDKMDELLNTLDVREGVKAKIFLNMLNLCESAGEKLLVFSQYLVPLKFLERLSVKVKGWQPGIQVFSITGESSSDHREWSMDRFNNSPDAKVFFGSIKACGEGISLVGASRIIILDVHLNPSVTRQAIGRAFRPGQKKKVYAYRLVAGDSPEEEDHSTCFKKELIAKMWFEWNKYCGNRDFDMETVNLNECNDLFLESQLLREDIRDLYRR; encoded by the exons ATGGAGCCTCCCCTGCCGGTTTTGCCTACAAATTATGGAATCTCAAACG AATTCTGTTCTAAAGGTTGTAAGAGGACAAGATTATCCAGTGATTCAAAAGATTATGACAGCACCATCTCTGCTGCAAATCCTCAAGATGGCAATGAAAAGAAAAAACCTAAGGTCTCCCCGAATGCAATTGATTTCAGTGACCCACTTGTATATGCTAAAATGCTTGAAACTTTTAATACTGGTGGTAAATATGGAAGTGTTACAAAAGATTTAGAAGCCCTTATTTCTAGGAATACACAATTGGTAAGCAAGGTACTTGCTTTGCATCCTCGTCTTTCAAATATGTCGGCAGATGTGGAAAAGACCCCGAGGAAAGAGGCTTCAAAGGTCCCAAGTCGACAACTTTCCCATTTGTCACGAAACAATTTTATCGACTTGGAGGATGACTCTATTGGAAATGACATCACATCGTCGGTGTCACCAGTAGTGATTCTGGATTCAGATGATGAAGACAATAGAAATCCTAGATCTCTACATCCGGTCCAGGAAATTGTATTGAGGAAGCCATCTGGGAATTTAATCTATAAAGAGATAAAG GTTGGAGAGCCTAATTTGTTTCAGTTTGGGGAGTCTATGGGCTACCGAGTTTACAAGGAAGAGAAGGTTAGTCTAACCAGTGAATTTGATATCAAGAAGGATAAAGGTATTTATGTTGGTGTTGAAGACGATGTTGATGCTCAAACGGAGAATGAAGATGATGGTCTGGGAGATATTTGGCAGGAGATGTCAATGGCATTAGAATTCTCCAAG GATGCTATTGAGGATCCTTCAAACGAGCACATGCCAGAAGATGACGAAGATTGTGATCATTCTTTTGTCTTGAAGGATGATCTTGGTTATGTATGTAGAATTTGCGGGGTCATTCAGAGAGGAATTGAGACTATAATTGACATCCAATATAacaag GCCAAAAAGAGCACAAATGCTTATGCATTAGAGCCTCGAAATGGCAAAAATAGAGAGTCAATTGAAACTGGAGTTAAGTTCTCTGAAGATGATTTAGCAGTAACCGACATAACTGCGCATCCAAGGCATATGAAGCAAATGAAACCTCATCAAGTTGAAGGCTTTAATTTTCTTCTGAGCAATTTGGTGGCAGATAACCCTGGGGGCTGCATCTTGGCACATGCCCCTGGTTCTGGAAAAACATTTATGATAATCAGCTTCATGCAGAGTTTCCTAGCCAAATGCCCACATGCTAAACCACTAGTTGTGCTTCCAAAAGGCATCTTGGCTACATGGAAAAAGGAGTTTGAAACATGGCAAGTAGAGGATATTCCACTGCTTGATTTTTATACTGTGAAAGCAGATAATAGATCTCAGCAATTGGATGTTTTGAAGAAGTGGGTTGAGTGCAAAAGTATCCTTTTTCTGGGATACAAGCAGTTCTCTACCATAATTTGTGATGGTGGAACCAGCCAGACTTCTATATCTTGCCGAGAGATACTGCTCAGAGCACcttcaattttaattttggatgAAGGCCACACACCGAGGAATGAGAACACCGATGTGCTACAATCCCTTGCAAAAGTGCAAACAGCTCGAAAAGTGGTGCTTTCAGGAACTCTTTATCAAAATCATGTTAAAGAGGTATTTAACATATTGAACCTTGTTCGACCAAAGTTTCTTAGGTTGGATACTTCAAAATCAGTAATTAAGCGGATAATGAGCAAGGTGCATATAGCTGGGGTGAAGAAGCAGTTAAAAGCTGGAGCAGATGCGGCTTTTTATGATTTGGTGGAGCACACACTGCAGaaagatgaaaattttgagagaaaagtCTCAGTCATCCATGATCTGCGTGAGATGACCAGCAAAGTTCTTCATTACTATAAAGGTGATTTCTTGGATGAGCTTCCTGGACTTGTTGATTTCACTGTTGTGCTGAGTCTTGGTCCTAGACAGAAGGATGAAGTTCACAAGTTAAGAAGGTTTCAAAGGAAATTCAAGATTTCATCTGTTGGTAGTGCTGTTTATCTCCATCCAAAACTTAATTCTTTCTCTGAGAATTCTGACACAACAGATGATAAGATGGATGAGCTGTTAAACACATTAGATGTTAGAGAGGGCGTCAAAGCAAAAATTTTTCttaatatgttaaatttgtgtgagTCAGCTGGTGAGAAACTCCTTGTTTTTAGTCAGTATCTTGTCCCCTTGAAATTTTTAGAGAGATTATCCGTGAAAGTGAAGGGTTGGCAACCAGGAATTCAGGTTTTCTCGATCACAGGTGAATCAAGCTCTGATCATAGGGAGTGGTCTATGGATCGCTTCAATAACTCTCCTGATGCCAAAGTTTTCTTTGGATCTATAAAGGCATGTGGAGAGGGAATTTCTTTGGTGGGGGCATCCCGAATTATCATTTTGGATGTCCATCTTAATCCATCTGTGACCCGCCAAGCAATAGGTCGTGCTTTTCGCCCTGGCCAAAAGAAGAAAGTGTACGCGTATAGATTGGTTGCAGGGGATTCTCCTGAGGAGGAGGATCATAGTACTTGTTTCAAGAAGGAATTAATTGCAAAAATGTGGTTTGAGTGGAACAAGTATTGTGGTAACCGAGATTTTGATATGGAGACTGTTAATTTGAACGAGTGCAATGATCTCTTTTTGGAAAGTCAGTTGTTAAGGGAAGACATTAGGGATCTGTACAGAAG GTAG
- the LOC107928073 gene encoding protein CHROMATIN REMODELING 35 isoform X2 yields MEPPLPVLPTNYGISNEFCSKGCKRTRLSSDSKDYDSTISAANPQDGNEKKKPKVSPNAIDFSDPLVYAKMLETFNTGGKYGSVTKDLEALISRNTQLVSKVLALHPRLSNMSADVEKTPRKEASKVPSRQLSHLSRNNFIDLEDDSIGNDITSSVSPVVILDSDDEDNRNPRSLHPVQEIVLRKPSGNLIYKEIKFGESMGYRVYKEEKVSLTSEFDIKKDKGIYVGVEDDVDAQTENEDDGLGDIWQEMSMALEFSKDAIEDPSNEHMPEDDEDCDHSFVLKDDLGYVCRICGVIQRGIETIIDIQYNKAKKSTNAYALEPRNGKNRESIETGVKFSEDDLAVTDITAHPRHMKQMKPHQVEGFNFLLSNLVADNPGGCILAHAPGSGKTFMIISFMQSFLAKCPHAKPLVVLPKGILATWKKEFETWQVEDIPLLDFYTVKADNRSQQLDVLKKWVECKSILFLGYKQFSTIICDGGTSQTSISCREILLRAPSILILDEGHTPRNENTDVLQSLAKVQTARKVVLSGTLYQNHVKEVFNILNLVRPKFLRLDTSKSVIKRIMSKVHIAGVKKQLKAGADAAFYDLVEHTLQKDENFERKVSVIHDLREMTSKVLHYYKGDFLDELPGLVDFTVVLSLGPRQKDEVHKLRRFQRKFKISSVGSAVYLHPKLNSFSENSDTTDDKMDELLNTLDVREGVKAKIFLNMLNLCESAGEKLLVFSQYLVPLKFLERLSVKVKGWQPGIQVFSITGESSSDHREWSMDRFNNSPDAKVFFGSIKACGEGISLVGASRIIILDVHLNPSVTRQAIGRAFRPGQKKKVYAYRLVAGDSPEEEDHSTCFKKELIAKMWFEWNKYCGNRDFDMETVNLNECNDLFLESQLLREDIRDLYRR; encoded by the exons ATGGAGCCTCCCCTGCCGGTTTTGCCTACAAATTATGGAATCTCAAACG AATTCTGTTCTAAAGGTTGTAAGAGGACAAGATTATCCAGTGATTCAAAAGATTATGACAGCACCATCTCTGCTGCAAATCCTCAAGATGGCAATGAAAAGAAAAAACCTAAGGTCTCCCCGAATGCAATTGATTTCAGTGACCCACTTGTATATGCTAAAATGCTTGAAACTTTTAATACTGGTGGTAAATATGGAAGTGTTACAAAAGATTTAGAAGCCCTTATTTCTAGGAATACACAATTGGTAAGCAAGGTACTTGCTTTGCATCCTCGTCTTTCAAATATGTCGGCAGATGTGGAAAAGACCCCGAGGAAAGAGGCTTCAAAGGTCCCAAGTCGACAACTTTCCCATTTGTCACGAAACAATTTTATCGACTTGGAGGATGACTCTATTGGAAATGACATCACATCGTCGGTGTCACCAGTAGTGATTCTGGATTCAGATGATGAAGACAATAGAAATCCTAGATCTCTACATCCGGTCCAGGAAATTGTATTGAGGAAGCCATCTGGGAATTTAATCTATAAAGAGATAAAG TTTGGGGAGTCTATGGGCTACCGAGTTTACAAGGAAGAGAAGGTTAGTCTAACCAGTGAATTTGATATCAAGAAGGATAAAGGTATTTATGTTGGTGTTGAAGACGATGTTGATGCTCAAACGGAGAATGAAGATGATGGTCTGGGAGATATTTGGCAGGAGATGTCAATGGCATTAGAATTCTCCAAG GATGCTATTGAGGATCCTTCAAACGAGCACATGCCAGAAGATGACGAAGATTGTGATCATTCTTTTGTCTTGAAGGATGATCTTGGTTATGTATGTAGAATTTGCGGGGTCATTCAGAGAGGAATTGAGACTATAATTGACATCCAATATAacaag GCCAAAAAGAGCACAAATGCTTATGCATTAGAGCCTCGAAATGGCAAAAATAGAGAGTCAATTGAAACTGGAGTTAAGTTCTCTGAAGATGATTTAGCAGTAACCGACATAACTGCGCATCCAAGGCATATGAAGCAAATGAAACCTCATCAAGTTGAAGGCTTTAATTTTCTTCTGAGCAATTTGGTGGCAGATAACCCTGGGGGCTGCATCTTGGCACATGCCCCTGGTTCTGGAAAAACATTTATGATAATCAGCTTCATGCAGAGTTTCCTAGCCAAATGCCCACATGCTAAACCACTAGTTGTGCTTCCAAAAGGCATCTTGGCTACATGGAAAAAGGAGTTTGAAACATGGCAAGTAGAGGATATTCCACTGCTTGATTTTTATACTGTGAAAGCAGATAATAGATCTCAGCAATTGGATGTTTTGAAGAAGTGGGTTGAGTGCAAAAGTATCCTTTTTCTGGGATACAAGCAGTTCTCTACCATAATTTGTGATGGTGGAACCAGCCAGACTTCTATATCTTGCCGAGAGATACTGCTCAGAGCACcttcaattttaattttggatgAAGGCCACACACCGAGGAATGAGAACACCGATGTGCTACAATCCCTTGCAAAAGTGCAAACAGCTCGAAAAGTGGTGCTTTCAGGAACTCTTTATCAAAATCATGTTAAAGAGGTATTTAACATATTGAACCTTGTTCGACCAAAGTTTCTTAGGTTGGATACTTCAAAATCAGTAATTAAGCGGATAATGAGCAAGGTGCATATAGCTGGGGTGAAGAAGCAGTTAAAAGCTGGAGCAGATGCGGCTTTTTATGATTTGGTGGAGCACACACTGCAGaaagatgaaaattttgagagaaaagtCTCAGTCATCCATGATCTGCGTGAGATGACCAGCAAAGTTCTTCATTACTATAAAGGTGATTTCTTGGATGAGCTTCCTGGACTTGTTGATTTCACTGTTGTGCTGAGTCTTGGTCCTAGACAGAAGGATGAAGTTCACAAGTTAAGAAGGTTTCAAAGGAAATTCAAGATTTCATCTGTTGGTAGTGCTGTTTATCTCCATCCAAAACTTAATTCTTTCTCTGAGAATTCTGACACAACAGATGATAAGATGGATGAGCTGTTAAACACATTAGATGTTAGAGAGGGCGTCAAAGCAAAAATTTTTCttaatatgttaaatttgtgtgagTCAGCTGGTGAGAAACTCCTTGTTTTTAGTCAGTATCTTGTCCCCTTGAAATTTTTAGAGAGATTATCCGTGAAAGTGAAGGGTTGGCAACCAGGAATTCAGGTTTTCTCGATCACAGGTGAATCAAGCTCTGATCATAGGGAGTGGTCTATGGATCGCTTCAATAACTCTCCTGATGCCAAAGTTTTCTTTGGATCTATAAAGGCATGTGGAGAGGGAATTTCTTTGGTGGGGGCATCCCGAATTATCATTTTGGATGTCCATCTTAATCCATCTGTGACCCGCCAAGCAATAGGTCGTGCTTTTCGCCCTGGCCAAAAGAAGAAAGTGTACGCGTATAGATTGGTTGCAGGGGATTCTCCTGAGGAGGAGGATCATAGTACTTGTTTCAAGAAGGAATTAATTGCAAAAATGTGGTTTGAGTGGAACAAGTATTGTGGTAACCGAGATTTTGATATGGAGACTGTTAATTTGAACGAGTGCAATGATCTCTTTTTGGAAAGTCAGTTGTTAAGGGAAGACATTAGGGATCTGTACAGAAG GTAG
- the LOC107928080 gene encoding BEL1-like homeodomain protein 6: MATYDTGSDNQKDTAPMIYFRESMPGSFPEAPDLPGNAIMYMNSGSYLDAFAGNSQQQNNCVEILAVEASDSTPQQQEILSNLGGSRVGDFGTWRDGRNEILVMHPMDGTASILRNGQNLQGQGLSLSLGTQIPSGIQMTSIPYRNPNSTFASFLSPNPTLTGEGGSRTSSCRDEQSRNVEYVPPGFSGGNQNSNKGDLSAYGMSSTSRTIPNSKYLKAVQQLLDEVVNVRMALKQCNGEKNQSSEDNQMKSSKEDDGGSKKMPSNQQEFSNNSPNHLSHAEKQELQSKLTKLLSMLDEVDRRYKQYYHQMQIVVSSFDVIAGCGAAKPYTALALQTISRHFRCLRDAINGQVRATRKSLGEQDTSENGKGVGITRLRYVDQQLRQQRALQQLGMMQQHAWRPQRGLPESSVSILRAWLFEHFLHPYPKDSDKIMLARQTGLTRSQVANWFINARVRLWKPMVEEMYKEEFADAEMDSNSSSENVVKATKGDTRTSEDRGEDVQQSESSLAIERSDTRQLVDSKPNPVPSLVDMEGPVTGAGFQYFTRGEAETEHMLLKLREEQRPNIDDSNLFPNAISHPDGDSDRIMAVAAAYQMSGFGNFGNRSSVSLTLGLQHCEGGNIPISGGGHQDFVAMRGADICNPTASSVGASETSDFECINPGNRQHGFSSSHLLHDFVT, from the exons ATGGCTACTTATGACACTGGTTCTGATAATCAAAAAGATACTGCTCCAATGATCTATTTTAGAGAATCGATGCCTGGTTCATTTCCAGAGGCACCAGATCTTCCTGGTAATGCGATTATGTATATGAATTCCGGGTCATATTTAGATGCATTTGCTGGGAATTCTCAGCAACAAAATAACTGCGTTGAGATTCTGGCTGTGGAAGCTTCAGATTCGACTCCACAGCAGCAAGAGATATTGTCAAACCTTGGTGGCTCACGTGTTGGTGACTTTGGCACTTGGAGGGATGGTAGAAATGAAATTCTAGTTATGCATCCGATGGATGGTACTGCCAGCATCCTTCGCAATGGTCAAAACTTGCAAGGTCAAGGATTATCGCTAAGCCTTGGAACCCAAATTCCTTCAGGAATTCAAATGACTTCCATCCCCTATCGAAATCCCAATTCCACTTTTGCTTCGTTCTTGAGTCCTAATCCAACACTTACTGGAGAGGGTGGCAGCAGGACTAGCTCTTGTAGAGATGAACAGTCGAGAAACGTGGAATATGTTCCACCTGGTTTTTCTGGAggtaaccaaaattcaaataaagGGGATTTATCTGCATATGGTATGTCAAGTACTTCAAGAACTATTCCTAATTCCAAATATCTCAAGGCAGTGCAACAACTGCTTGATGAAGTCGTTAATGTTCGAATGGCTCTAAAGCAATGTAATGGTGAGAAAAACCAAAGCTCAGAAGACAACCAGATGAAGAGTTCCAAAGAGGATGATGGAGGATCAAAAAAAATGCCCTCAAATCAGCAAGAATTCTCAAATAACTCTCCAAACCACCTTTCACATGCTGAAAAACAAGAACTACAAAGCAAGTTAACGAAGCTGTTGTCCATGTTGGATGAG GTTGATAGAAGGTATAAACAGTATTATCATCAGATGCAGATTGTAGTGTCTTCATTTGATGTGATAGCGGGGTGTGGAGCTGCTAAGCCATACACAGCACTCGCGCTTCAGACTATATCCCGCCACTTTCGGTGCTTGCGAGATGCTATTAATGGTCAAGTTCGGGCAACACGTAAGAGTCTCGGGGAGCAGGATACTTCAGAAAATGGTAAAGGAGTAGGAATTACTCGTCTGCGTTATGTGGATCAGCAGCTGCGACAACAGAGAGCTCTTCAGCAACTTGGGATGATGCAACAACATGCATGGAGGCCTCAGAGAGGTCTGCCCGAAAGCTCTGTTTCAATACTTCGTGCTTGGCTGTTTGAGCATTTTCTTCATCC CTACCCGAAGGATTCTGATAAGATCATGCTAGCAAGACAGACAGGCTTGACTAGAAGTCAG GTTGCCAATTGGTTTATAAATGCACGGGTGCGTCTCTGGAAGCCTATGGTCGAAGAGATGTACAAGGAAGAATTTGCGGATGCAGAAATGGACTCTAATTCTTCATCCGAAAATGTTGTCAAAGCAACAAAAGGCGATACAAGGACCTCTGAGGATAGAGGTGAAGATGTGCAACAAAGTGAAAGTTCGCTGGCCATAGAGAGAAGTGACACCAGACAGTTGGTGGATTCCAAACCCAACCCTGTTCCTTCTTTAGTTGATATGGAAGGACCAGTTACTGGAGCTGGTTTCCAGTACTTCACACGAGGAGAAGCTGAAACCGAGCATATGTTACTTAAGCTACGAGAGGAGCAGAGGCCCAATATTGATGATTCTAACCTGTTCCCTAATGCAATTTCTCATCCTGATGGTGATAGTGACCGGATTATGGCAGTAGCTGCTGCTTACCAGATGTCAGGGTTTGGTAATTTTGGAAATAGAAGCAGTGTCTCACTCACTTTGGGATTGCAGCATTGTGAGGGTGGTAATATACCTATATCAGGCGGAGGCCATCAAGATTTTGTTGCAATGAGAGGGGCTGACATATGCAATCCTACTGCATCAAGCGTAGGAGCCTCCGAAACATCAGATTTTGAATGCATAAATCCTGGAAATCGGCAACATGGGTTTAGTTCCTCTCATTTGTTACATGATTTTGTCACATGA